In one Gossypium hirsutum isolate 1008001.06 chromosome D09, Gossypium_hirsutum_v2.1, whole genome shotgun sequence genomic region, the following are encoded:
- the LOC107891671 gene encoding uncharacterized protein isoform X2: protein MDQELDPYICGCIIEFLVRYSPDDMHVKKVIEAFPPLKPRPQLKKAVLLRTMRTEVYAGDVSEKILDALEKIGRIDSNQGLPIPDSMKEAYCAVALECTVKYLPGDTDTCGGKYLDAVDRIWRGRIQDLERSKASDLVFDQLRNRRLQVEAAATGDEDAVRSLSAINTRGYAIVCLRRYLREASGSMKPPVLEQACLKLGRV, encoded by the coding sequence ATGGATCAAGAACTAGACCCATATATCTGCGGTTGCATTATTGAATTCCTTGTCAGGTACTCACCCGACGATATGCATGTAAAGAAAGTTATTGAAGCTTTCCCGCCATTGAAGCCCAGGCCTCAGTTGAAAAAAGCCGTGCTCCTCCGTACCATGCGAACCGAAGTCTACGCCGGTGACGTTTCCGAGAAAATACTCGACGCTTTGGAGAAGATTGGGCGCATTGACAGCAACCAAGGGCTCCCGATTCCCGATTCCATGAAGGAAGCCTACTGCGCCGTCGCATTGGAATGCACCGTCAAGTACTTGCCCGGAGATACTGACACGTGCGGCGGCAAGTACTTGGATGCGGTGGATAGGATTTGGAGGGGCCGGATTCAAGATCTGGAAAGATCCAAGGCGTCCGATTTGGTTTTTGATCAACTTAGAAACCGTCGATTACAAGTGGAGGCTGCTGCCACCGGGGACGAGGATGCGGTCCGCTCTTTAAGTGCAATCAATACTCGAGGTTATGCCATAGTTTGCCTCAGGCGTTATCTGCGCGAAGCGAGTGGGTCAATGAAGCCGCCGGTCCTTGAACAAGCATGCTTGAAGCTTGGAAG
- the LOC107891671 gene encoding uncharacterized protein isoform X1, producing MDQELDPYICGCIIEFLVRYSPDDMHVKKVIEAFPPLKPRPQLKKAVLLRTMRTEVYAGDVSEKILDALEKIGRIDSNQGLPIPDSMKEAYCAVALECTVKYLPGDTDTCGGKYLDAVDRIWRGRIQDLERSKASDLVFDQLRNRRLQVEAAATGDEDAVRSLSAINTRGYAIVCLRRYLREASGSMKPPVLEQACLKLGRLNLGS from the coding sequence ATGGATCAAGAACTAGACCCATATATCTGCGGTTGCATTATTGAATTCCTTGTCAGGTACTCACCCGACGATATGCATGTAAAGAAAGTTATTGAAGCTTTCCCGCCATTGAAGCCCAGGCCTCAGTTGAAAAAAGCCGTGCTCCTCCGTACCATGCGAACCGAAGTCTACGCCGGTGACGTTTCCGAGAAAATACTCGACGCTTTGGAGAAGATTGGGCGCATTGACAGCAACCAAGGGCTCCCGATTCCCGATTCCATGAAGGAAGCCTACTGCGCCGTCGCATTGGAATGCACCGTCAAGTACTTGCCCGGAGATACTGACACGTGCGGCGGCAAGTACTTGGATGCGGTGGATAGGATTTGGAGGGGCCGGATTCAAGATCTGGAAAGATCCAAGGCGTCCGATTTGGTTTTTGATCAACTTAGAAACCGTCGATTACAAGTGGAGGCTGCTGCCACCGGGGACGAGGATGCGGTCCGCTCTTTAAGTGCAATCAATACTCGAGGTTATGCCATAGTTTGCCTCAGGCGTTATCTGCGCGAAGCGAGTGGGTCAATGAAGCCGCCGGTCCTTGAACAAGCATGCTTGAAGCTTGGAAG